In Quercus robur chromosome 11, dhQueRobu3.1, whole genome shotgun sequence, the following proteins share a genomic window:
- the LOC126706633 gene encoding uncharacterized protein LOC126706633 — protein MLNQEDDLDLLLSLQDRVLETPPGSPSAPQPSSQGYLSDDESSRRTGPADMSVFRNAVQDCLDYEPVHVHKAVKLKGSKASNEAEVEKFSGLRMRNQLFSAAELRERFSDIRFVRLPTIKNLLVGDTLSGCWATVGVLSEKGTPKTSTTGKTYSIWKVGSLDENTVSLFLFGDAYQRNCKEQAGTVFALFNCAVRKDAMGKGFSLSVYSPSQILKIGTSVDCGVCKGKRKDGMPCTLVINKRKGVYCKFHKSKASEKYSTTRTELKGGNLRTAFREPLKPEGIYMVDPLADRTNFKKSMKPVKLMSVEGLKKALSNAGKVTTNTHSQGIRFLTEVTGKMSSKDTNRESKIPKPLNVSEKRKSSTMKAESSAMRNQQLDPKRKKTEHGQGVFDKTNQSTGKLIELDYVSSDEEL, from the exons ATGTTGAACCAAGAAGACGACCTGGATCTCCTTCTCTCACTCCAAGACAGAGTTTTGGAAACCCCTCCTGGTTCTCCTTCAGCTCCCCAACCCTCTTCACAAG GGTATCTTTCGGATGATGAATCATCAAGGCGAACAGGGCCGGCAGACATGTCTGTCTTTAGAAATGCCGTGCAAGACTGCCTTGATTATGAGCCTGTGCATGTTCACAAAGCTGTGAAATTGAAGGGCTCCAAGGCCTCCAATGAAGCTGAAGTTGAGAAATTTTCAGGCTTGCGAATGAG GAACCAATTGTTCAGTGCAGCAGAGCTCCGTGAGCGGTTTTCAGACATTCGTTTTGTTCGATTACCAACTATAAA GAATTTATTGGTTGGGGACACTCTTTCGGGTTGTTGGGCAACTGTTGGAGTGCTGAGTGAGAAGGGGACTCCAAAGACCAGTACTACAGGGAAGACCTATAGTATATGGAAGGTTGGGAGTCTGGACGAAAATACtgtttctcttttcttgtttGGTGATGCTTATCAGAGGAACTGCAAAGAGCAGGCTGGAACGGTCTTTGCCCTCTTCAATTGTGCTGTACGCAAGGATGCGATG GGTAAAGGTTTTTCTTTGAGTGTGTACTCTCCTAGTCAAATATTGAAGATTGGTACTTCAGTTGATTGTGGAGTttgcaaaggaaaaaggaaggaTGGGATGCCTTGTACACTAGTCATTAATAA ACGCAAAGGGGTTTATTGTAAATTTCATAAATCG AAAGCATCAGAGAAATATTCCACAACGCGAACGGAGCTCAAGGGAGG GAACCTTAGAACTGCATTTAGGGAACCACTCAAGCCAGAAGGGATTTACATGGTTGACCCTCTAGCTGACAGAACGAACTTCAAAAAGTCCATGAAACCAGTTAAATTGATGTCTGTGGAAGGACTCAAAAAGGCACTAAG TAATGCGGGTAAAGTGACCACAAATACACACTCACAAGGGATAAGGTTTCTTACTGAAGTTACAG GGAAAATGAGTTCAAAAGATACAAATAGAGAAtcaaaaattccaaaacctCTCAATGTCTCAGAGAAAAG GAAATCATCTACCATGAAAGCAGAATCATCTGCAATGAGAAATCAACAACTGGatccaaaaagaaagaaaactgaGCATGGGCAAGGTGTGTTTGACAAAACCAATCAGAGTACAGGAAAGTTGATTGAATTGGATTATGTTAGTTCAGATGAAGAATTGTGA